Proteins from a genomic interval of Pseudophryne corroboree isolate aPseCor3 chromosome 4, aPseCor3.hap2, whole genome shotgun sequence:
- the MSL2 gene encoding E3 ubiquitin-protein ligase MSL2: protein MNPANATSLYISASRLVLNYHSGDPQASADICRMLPFFRQALACCVCGNLLEDPLAPINSTCQHYVCKMCKGKKMMLKPSCSWCKDCSQFEENKQLDILVSCYKKLCEYITHTPLAQDLLNTVECSADILAFLPDESVEESTPEEEHGGTSEAPSPLCPSHSPLPCNSELVTESEANLCHITQDTPNLESECTVANGLPNCNGLSETELTVNIPSPQSPRTIDLCCTAVGIKTEDLSESLESVCDPVSTSELCAAGLDICGYTDDLKSNDPLLLSVEEVLQSLDTVSGSEVTDCDLQHSLDTSVSNGTFLDLCPQPVTHTVLLSDSHVPPLGMSCTAATLKMVKTNRKRSRSESDSEKVLPLPISSIILGPALGSQTSFLLTRENRNFLQPIVSVPNGGSSSNISKAILLSNKALKKNPEHMHKKTHPKSKPPLLKTKDKVKEKIPSNNVVPGSPTKTVYKKPPEKKGCKCGRATQNPSVLTCRGQRCPCYSNRKACLDCICRGCQNSYMANGEKKLEAFAVPEKALEQTRLTLGINLTSIAVRSASTSASVINVAGSPVATFLAASPHDDKSLDEAIDLRFDY, encoded by the exons ATGAACCCGGCCAATGCCACCTCTCTGTACATCTCCGCCAGCCGCCTGGTGCTCAACTACCACTCCGGGGACCCCCAAGCCTCCGCCGACATCTGCAGGATGCTGCCCTTCTTCCGCCAGGCGCTGGCCTGCTGTGTCTGCG GAAATTTGCTTGAGGACCCTCTTGCTCCAATCAATTCGACATGTCAGCATTATGTTTGCAAGATGTGCAAAGGCAAGAAGATGATGCTGAAGCCTTCCTGCAGCTGGTGCAAAGACTGTAGCCAGTTTGAGGAGAACAAGCAGTTGGACATTCTGGTGAGCTGCTACAAAAAACTGTGCGAGTACATTACACACACCCCTCTGGCACAGGACTTACTGAATACTGTGGAGTGCTCTGCGGACATTTTGGCATTTCTTCCTGATGAATCTGTGGAGGAATCTACTCCTGAGGAAGAACATGGAGGCACGTCAGAGGCCCCCTCACCACTGTGTCCTTCTCATTCCCCTTTACCTTGCAATTCAGAACTGGTTACAGAGTCTGAGGCAAACCTCTGCCACATCACCCAAGATACACCCAACCTAGAATCTGAGTGCACAGTTGctaatggtttgcccaactgcaatGGCCTATCGGAAACTGAACTCACTGTAAATATCCCTTCCCCTCAGAGTCCCAGAACCATTGACCTTTGTTGCACAGCTGTTGGTATTAAAACAGAAGACTTGTCAGAGAGTTTAGAATCGGTCTGTGACCCAGTTTCCACTAGTGAGTTGTGCGCTGCTGGACTTGATATATGCGGCTACACTGATGACCTCAAAAGCAACGACCCATTGCTACTTAGTGTAGAGGAAGTTCTCCAGAGTTTAGATACGGTTTCAGGTTCAGAAGTTACCGATTGTGACCTACAGCACAGTCTGGACACCTCCGTGTCGAATGGAACTTTTTTAGATCTCTGCCCCCAGCCTGTTACACACACTGTTCTGTTGTCTGACAGCCATGTTCCACCACTTGGGATGTCCTGTACAGCTGCAACCCTGAAAATGGTGAAGACAAACCGCAAGCGTTCACGCTCAGAAAGCGACAGTGAAAAAGTTCTGCCACTGCCCATCTCCAGCATCATCCTTGGGCCAGCACTGGGGTCCCAGACTTCTTTTCTACTGACACGGGAGAATAGAAACTTTTTGCAGCCTATAGTGTCTGTTCCCAATGGGGGCAGCTCGTCCAATATCAGCAAGGCTATTCTTCTATCAAACAAAGCCTTGAAGAAGAATCCAGAGCATATGCATAAGAAAACGCACCCAAAATCCAAACCACCATTGCTGAAAACAAAAGACAAGGTAAAGGAGAAGATACCCAGCAATAATGTGGTTCCTGGTAGCCCAACAAAAACTGTGTATAAGAAGCCACCTGAGAAGAAAGGTTGTAAGTGTGGACGTGCTACGCAAAATCCAAGTGTTCTTACGTGTCGAGGCCAGCGCTGTCCTTGTTACTCCAATCGGAAAGCTTGTCTAGACTGTATTTGCCGTGGCTGCCAAAACTCTTACATGGCAAACGGAGAGAAGAAGTTAGAGGCGTTTGCAGTGCCAGAGAAGGCTCTAGAGCAGACGCGGCTTACTTTGGGCATTAATTTGACAAGCATTGCTGTGCGCAGTGCCAGCACAAGCGCCAGTGTCATTAATGTTGCGGGGTCTCCCGTGGCAACGTTTTTAGCTGCCAGTCCTCACGATGACAAAAGCCTAGATGAAGCTATAGACTTAAGATTTGACTATTAA